One stretch of Methanomicrobiales archaeon DNA includes these proteins:
- a CDS encoding DUF5804 family protein, with the protein MRILLIQNETVDLYAELVASETSRTILRFYRPGRVHCGVVVTTASLGSALSLISELRWYIRRYVREVLFEIAPGVYCTQALAEGVYHRDVKLETPWPRRLLYEIVNGRLARTLPMEAGTEVSDYAVGIADASHMIEVWDVPEEAAPRRC; encoded by the coding sequence ATGCGCATACTCCTCATTCAGAACGAAACGGTGGATCTGTACGCGGAGCTTGTGGCATCCGAGACAAGCCGCACCATTCTGCGGTTCTACCGTCCGGGGCGGGTGCATTGCGGCGTCGTGGTCACGACGGCATCGCTCGGGAGCGCCCTCTCCCTGATCTCCGAACTCCGCTGGTACATCCGCAGGTATGTGCGGGAGGTCCTCTTCGAGATTGCACCGGGCGTGTACTGCACGCAGGCGCTCGCCGAGGGGGTGTACCACCGGGACGTGAAGCTGGAGACCCCCTGGCCCCGCCGTCTTCTCTACGAGATCGTCAACGGCAGGCTCGCCCGCACCCTGCCCATGGAGGCGGGAACCGAAGTGTCCGACTACGCCGTCGGGATCGCCGATGCAAGCCACATGATCGAGGTGTGGGATGTTCCCGAAGAAGCGGCGCCCCGCCGTTGCTAG